Proteins from one Desulfuribacillus alkaliarsenatis genomic window:
- a CDS encoding ABC transporter ATP-binding protein has protein sequence MNDNLLEITRLNKNYGKQTALKNVSFNISPGRIVGLLGPNGSGKTTIIKIINGLIADYNGDVLVDGHMPGIETKSIVSYLPDKMALPEWLKAKDAVKVYTDFFADFDSTRAKELLESLKVPEDKRISELSKGMKEKLLLVLTMSRRANLYILDEPIAGVDPAAREVILSTILNNFADGSSILLSTHIISDVETIFDDIIFLKDGEIVLSGEAESLRLDNKQSIDQLFREVFRC, from the coding sequence ATGAATGATAATTTATTAGAAATTACTCGGCTAAATAAAAATTACGGTAAGCAAACGGCATTAAAAAATGTTTCTTTCAATATATCTCCAGGACGAATCGTAGGTTTGCTTGGGCCAAATGGTAGCGGGAAAACAACAATAATCAAAATTATTAATGGATTGATAGCTGATTATAATGGAGACGTACTTGTGGACGGCCATATGCCAGGGATAGAAACAAAAAGTATTGTAAGCTATTTACCAGATAAAATGGCGTTGCCTGAATGGCTTAAGGCTAAAGATGCCGTCAAAGTTTACACTGACTTTTTTGCCGATTTTGACTCTACCCGTGCAAAAGAGTTACTAGAATCTTTAAAAGTACCAGAGGATAAACGAATATCTGAGCTGTCTAAAGGAATGAAGGAAAAGCTCTTATTGGTTCTTACAATGTCACGCCGTGCCAATCTCTATATTCTAGATGAGCCAATCGCCGGTGTCGACCCAGCCGCTAGAGAAGTTATACTATCGACTATTTTAAACAATTTTGCCGATGGAAGCTCGATTCTATTGTCCACTCATATTATTTCTGATGTAGAGACTATTTTTGACGATATTATCTTTCTAAAAGATGGTGAAATTGTGCTATCAGGAGAAGCTGAGTCATTACGATTAGATAATAAGCAGTCAATTGATCAATTGTTTAGGGAGGTATTCCGATGCTAG
- a CDS encoding GntR family transcriptional regulator has translation MNLVFDPALPIYTQIVDGFKREICSGTLKPGEKVLPVRELALNLGVNPNTLQRALSELEREGLLYTERTAGRFITKDQDLINRLRNDLTKELVKDFLEKMASLGCSLEEIERFIKENGGELDNE, from the coding sequence ATGAATTTAGTTTTTGACCCTGCCCTTCCGATATACACTCAAATCGTCGATGGATTCAAGCGCGAAATTTGCAGCGGCACGTTAAAACCTGGCGAGAAAGTGTTGCCTGTCAGAGAGTTAGCTTTGAATCTTGGAGTAAATCCGAATACATTGCAGCGAGCATTAAGTGAGCTAGAGCGCGAGGGTTTGCTGTATACGGAACGTACGGCAGGACGCTTCATCACAAAGGATCAGGATTTGATTAATAGGTTGCGTAACGATTTGACTAAGGAATTAGTAAAAGATTTTCTTGAAAAAATGGCTTCCCTCGGATGCTCATTAGAGGAAATCGAAAGGTTTATTAAAGAGAATGGAGGAGAATTAGACAATGAATGA